A region from the Variovorax sp. RKNM96 genome encodes:
- the gabT gene encoding 4-aminobutyrate--2-oxoglutarate transaminase has protein sequence MTLKTNAAIDARRIAATPRGIGIGFPIYAERALNAELWDVEGRRYIDFGSGIAVLNTGHRHPRVVEAIRAQLDRFTHTAYQVVPYESVVSLAERLNRLTPGTHAKKTAFFTTGAEAVENAIKIARAATRRPGVIALGGGFHGRTFMGMALTGKVVPYKTGFGPFPGSIFHVPAPIALHGVSVDDSLRAIEQLFKADIEPEQVAAIILEPVQGEGGFYAAPPEFMRALRDICDRHGILLIADEIQTGFGRTGKWFAMDHYNVVPDLMTMAKSLAGGTPLSAVCGRADLMDAPAPGGLGGTYAANALAIASAHAVLDVIEEEKLCERAQVLGDRLKARLEALRAKVPQICDVRGLGAMVAVEFAGADGAPDPAFTKQVQTRARDAGLLLLTCGVHANVVRFLFPLTIEDAVLEEGLEILAAALQS, from the coding sequence ATGACTCTCAAGACCAACGCCGCCATCGACGCGCGGCGCATCGCCGCCACGCCGCGCGGCATCGGCATCGGCTTTCCGATCTACGCGGAACGCGCGCTCAACGCCGAACTGTGGGACGTGGAAGGCCGGCGCTACATCGACTTCGGCTCCGGCATCGCGGTGCTCAACACCGGCCACCGGCATCCGCGCGTGGTCGAGGCGATCCGCGCGCAGCTCGACCGTTTCACCCACACCGCCTACCAGGTGGTGCCCTATGAAAGCGTGGTCTCGCTGGCTGAGCGCCTCAACCGGCTGACGCCCGGCACACACGCCAAGAAGACCGCCTTCTTCACCACGGGCGCCGAGGCGGTCGAGAACGCCATCAAGATCGCACGTGCCGCCACGCGCCGCCCCGGCGTGATCGCGCTGGGCGGCGGCTTCCACGGCCGCACCTTCATGGGCATGGCGCTCACCGGCAAGGTGGTGCCGTACAAGACCGGCTTCGGCCCCTTCCCCGGCAGCATCTTCCATGTGCCTGCGCCGATCGCATTGCACGGCGTGTCGGTGGACGATTCGCTGCGCGCCATCGAACAGCTGTTCAAGGCCGACATCGAGCCTGAACAGGTGGCCGCGATCATTCTCGAGCCGGTACAGGGCGAAGGCGGCTTCTACGCGGCGCCGCCCGAGTTCATGCGGGCGCTGCGTGACATCTGCGACCGCCACGGCATCCTGCTGATCGCCGACGAGATCCAGACCGGCTTCGGCCGCACCGGCAAGTGGTTTGCGATGGACCACTACAACGTGGTGCCCGACCTCATGACCATGGCCAAGAGCCTGGCGGGCGGCACGCCGCTGTCGGCCGTCTGCGGCCGCGCCGATCTGATGGATGCACCGGCACCGGGTGGGCTCGGCGGCACCTACGCCGCCAATGCGCTGGCCATCGCATCCGCGCATGCGGTGCTCGACGTGATCGAGGAAGAAAAGCTCTGCGAACGCGCGCAGGTGCTGGGCGACCGGCTCAAGGCACGTCTCGAGGCGCTGCGCGCGAAGGTGCCGCAGATCTGCGACGTGCGTGGCCTCGGCGCCATGGTGGCGGTCGAGTTCGCCGGAGCCGACGGCGCCCCCGACCCCGCCTTCACGAAGCAGGTGCAAACCCGGGCGCGCGACGCGGGTTTGCTGCTGCTGACTTGCGGCGTGCATGCCAATGTGGTCCGCTTCCTCTTCCCGTTGACCATCGAGGACGCGGTGCTCGAGGAAGGACTGGAAATCCTCGCCGCCGCCCTTCAATCCTGA
- a CDS encoding ABC transporter permease, whose translation MTPSSNATAMAAPAPGPGGRLLGLLRTLFLRLGVLPFMLVIAFVVFSTLSDQFLTVQNLVNLLRQSVYLILVSMGQMLALVTGGFDLSVGTVMAITSVVSALAMQFFGAALPDATWVVVIAGCVCGLLAGLTVGLINGIGVAFIGVSPFIVTLGVQSIGFGFALFLTGGVPVSGMPGEFSELFGFGTLLGVPIPILVTAVCVAGMGVLMGRMPTGTHLLAVGGNAKAAALSGIDTRRVLLMAYLLCAGLAAVSGLLLTARVETGEANLGGTVALESIAACVIAGVSLRGGIGRVPNVVMGAIFIGLVQNGMNLASVGSYLQMVVLGALLIVAVVADQIRHRMVAPGSH comes from the coding sequence ATGACCCCGTCCTCCAACGCGACCGCCATGGCGGCGCCTGCCCCCGGCCCCGGCGGCCGCCTGCTCGGCCTGCTGCGCACCCTGTTCCTGCGCCTGGGCGTGTTGCCCTTCATGCTGGTGATCGCCTTCGTGGTGTTCAGCACACTGTCGGACCAGTTCCTCACGGTGCAGAACCTGGTGAACCTGCTGCGCCAGTCGGTCTACCTGATCCTGGTGTCGATGGGCCAGATGCTCGCGCTGGTGACCGGCGGCTTCGACCTCTCGGTGGGCACCGTGATGGCGATCACCTCGGTGGTCTCCGCGCTCGCGATGCAGTTTTTCGGCGCGGCCCTTCCCGATGCCACCTGGGTGGTCGTGATCGCCGGCTGCGTCTGCGGGCTGCTGGCCGGGTTGACGGTGGGATTGATCAACGGCATCGGCGTGGCCTTCATCGGCGTCTCGCCCTTCATCGTGACGCTGGGCGTGCAGTCCATCGGCTTCGGCTTCGCGCTGTTCCTCACGGGCGGCGTGCCGGTGTCGGGCATGCCCGGCGAGTTCAGCGAACTGTTCGGCTTCGGCACGTTGCTCGGGGTGCCGATACCGATCCTGGTCACGGCCGTGTGCGTGGCCGGCATGGGCGTGCTCATGGGCCGCATGCCGACCGGCACGCACCTGCTGGCAGTCGGCGGCAATGCCAAGGCCGCGGCGCTCTCGGGCATCGACACCCGCCGCGTGCTGCTGATGGCCTACCTGCTGTGCGCGGGCCTCGCGGCCGTGAGCGGCCTGCTGCTGACGGCGCGCGTGGAAACCGGCGAGGCCAACCTGGGCGGCACCGTGGCACTCGAATCCATCGCCGCCTGCGTGATCGCGGGCGTGAGCCTGCGCGGCGGCATCGGCCGGGTGCCCAACGTGGTGATGGGCGCGATCTTCATCGGCCTGGTGCAGAACGGCATGAACCTCGCGAGCGTCGGCTCGTACTTGCAGATGGTGGTGCTGGGCGCGCTGCTGATCGTGGCCGTGGTTGCCGACCAGATCCGCCACCGCATGGTCGCGCCGGGCAGCCACTGA
- a CDS encoding sugar ABC transporter ATP-binding protein has product MPTLLLQTLGLCKRYPGVLALDAMDFELRAGEVHVLFGENGAGKSTLISLLAGANTPSAGEIRMHGEPVRFANVHDARRHGISAVFQEFSLIPTLSVAQNLSLGEEPCKGGLLDRGAVRERARVMLADLGFDIDVDAPVSGLTRAQQQMVEIAKGLRGEVSVLILDEPTASLTDTETQRLFELVARLKARGVGIVYISHRMQEIAQIADRITVLRDGRKVTTVDAHATSADRLIELMSGRAIEQIYPRIAANPGEVVLQVEGLSSPNGVRNASLTVRRGEVVGLAGLVGCGKSELFRAIYGLDAVSEGRVLFKGQPRTGAKVRRLLDEGLFYLPPDRKGEGLVLGFTSRANITLPLVHGPLRGRGGWLRQRLGRRLSTAAAERVELAPRNLERPVALLSGGNQQKVLFGKGMTRDAALYVFDEPTVGVDVGTRSALYQVIKKLCEGGAAVVVISSDLPEVLHLSHRVYVMCRGEIAGELQGDAISETRVLNLFFGSSERKS; this is encoded by the coding sequence ATGCCCACGCTCCTGCTGCAAACACTCGGCCTTTGCAAACGCTATCCGGGCGTGCTGGCGCTCGATGCGATGGACTTCGAACTGCGCGCGGGCGAGGTGCACGTGCTGTTCGGCGAGAACGGGGCCGGCAAGTCCACGCTCATCTCGCTGCTGGCCGGTGCCAACACGCCCTCGGCCGGCGAGATCCGCATGCACGGCGAGCCGGTGCGGTTTGCGAACGTGCACGACGCCCGGCGCCACGGCATCAGCGCGGTGTTCCAGGAGTTCTCACTGATCCCCACGCTCTCGGTGGCACAGAACCTGAGCCTGGGCGAAGAGCCCTGCAAAGGCGGCCTGCTCGACCGCGGCGCGGTGCGTGAACGTGCGCGCGTCATGCTGGCCGATCTGGGCTTCGACATCGACGTCGACGCGCCCGTCTCGGGCCTCACGCGCGCGCAGCAGCAGATGGTGGAAATCGCCAAGGGCCTGCGCGGCGAGGTGTCGGTGTTGATCCTGGACGAACCGACCGCCTCGCTGACCGACACCGAGACACAGCGCCTGTTCGAACTTGTCGCACGGCTCAAGGCGCGCGGCGTGGGCATTGTCTACATCTCGCACCGCATGCAGGAGATCGCGCAGATCGCCGACCGCATCACGGTGCTGCGCGACGGCCGCAAGGTCACGACGGTGGATGCGCATGCGACGAGCGCCGACCGGCTGATCGAGCTGATGAGCGGGCGGGCCATCGAACAGATCTACCCCCGCATCGCCGCCAACCCCGGCGAAGTGGTGCTGCAGGTCGAGGGATTGAGTTCGCCCAACGGCGTGCGCAACGCGAGCCTCACGGTGCGACGCGGCGAAGTGGTCGGGCTGGCGGGCCTGGTGGGCTGCGGCAAGTCGGAGCTGTTCCGCGCCATCTACGGGCTTGATGCCGTCAGCGAAGGCCGCGTGCTCTTCAAGGGCCAGCCGCGCACCGGCGCGAAGGTGCGCCGGTTGCTCGACGAGGGTCTCTTCTACCTGCCCCCGGACCGCAAGGGCGAAGGGCTGGTGCTGGGCTTCACGTCGCGCGCCAACATCACCCTGCCGCTGGTGCACGGGCCGCTGCGCGGCCGCGGCGGATGGCTGCGCCAGCGCCTCGGACGCCGGCTTTCCACGGCCGCCGCCGAGCGCGTGGAACTCGCGCCGCGCAATCTCGAGCGGCCGGTGGCGCTGCTCTCGGGCGGCAACCAGCAGAAGGTGCTGTTCGGCAAGGGCATGACGCGCGACGCCGCGCTCTACGTGTTCGACGAGCCCACGGTCGGCGTGGACGTCGGCACCCGCAGCGCGCTCTACCAGGTGATCAAGAAGCTCTGCGAAGGCGGCGCCGCGGTGGTCGTGATCTCTTCCGACCTGCCCGAGGTGCTGCACCTGAGCCATCGCGTCTACGTGATGTGCCGCGGCGAGATCGCCGGCGAACTGCAGGGCGACGCGATCAGCGAGACCCGCGTGCTCAACCTGTTCTTCGGTTCCAGCGAAAGAAAATCATGA
- the torT gene encoding TMAO reductase system periplasmic protein TorT, translating into MNSSPLRVSLIVSSLAAAMLWHGHASAADWFPYKAEATEPAFSAEGKKSPIDYTPLAKASKKWDICVSFPHMKDAYWLGVDYGVIEEARRQGVKLQVADAGGYTNLAKQVSQIEDCVARGANAVIIGAISGDGLNNVIKATAAKKVPVIDLVNGISSPDLSAKSLVSFYTMGHSTGEYLAKKHPAGSAPVKVGWFPGPAGAGWVEAAHKGFMEAVKGSAVVVLDPKYGDTGKEAQAKLVEDVLQGNPDLAYVAGTAVTAEAATGILRSRNLDKKVQVLSFYMTPGVYEGIQKGRIVASPADSMVIQGRIAVDQAVRLLESKDVVKHVGPKIFVVDSSNIKTVKLDDILPPPGFKPVFEVK; encoded by the coding sequence ATGAACAGCTCGCCCCTGCGCGTTTCATTGATCGTCAGTTCGCTCGCCGCCGCCATGCTGTGGCACGGCCATGCCTCCGCGGCCGACTGGTTCCCCTACAAGGCCGAGGCCACCGAGCCCGCCTTCTCGGCCGAGGGCAAGAAATCGCCCATCGACTACACGCCGCTCGCCAAGGCTTCGAAGAAGTGGGACATCTGCGTGTCGTTCCCGCACATGAAGGACGCCTACTGGCTCGGCGTGGACTACGGCGTGATCGAGGAGGCCCGGCGCCAGGGCGTGAAGCTGCAGGTGGCCGACGCGGGCGGCTACACCAACCTCGCCAAGCAGGTGTCGCAGATCGAGGACTGCGTGGCGCGCGGCGCCAACGCGGTGATCATCGGCGCGATCTCGGGCGACGGGCTCAACAACGTCATCAAGGCCACCGCCGCGAAGAAGGTGCCGGTGATCGACCTGGTCAACGGCATCAGTTCGCCCGACCTGTCCGCCAAGTCGCTCGTGTCGTTCTACACGATGGGCCACTCGACCGGCGAGTACCTCGCGAAGAAGCACCCCGCCGGTTCGGCGCCGGTGAAGGTCGGCTGGTTCCCCGGCCCGGCCGGTGCCGGCTGGGTCGAGGCCGCGCATAAGGGCTTCATGGAAGCGGTCAAGGGCAGCGCGGTGGTGGTGCTCGATCCGAAGTACGGCGACACCGGCAAGGAGGCGCAAGCCAAGCTGGTCGAGGACGTGCTGCAGGGCAACCCCGACCTGGCCTATGTGGCCGGCACGGCGGTGACCGCCGAAGCCGCCACCGGCATCCTGCGCTCGCGCAATCTCGACAAGAAGGTGCAGGTGCTCTCGTTCTACATGACGCCGGGCGTCTACGAGGGCATCCAGAAGGGCCGCATCGTGGCCTCGCCCGCCGACTCGATGGTGATCCAGGGCCGCATCGCGGTCGACCAGGCGGTGCGCCTGCTGGAGAGCAAGGACGTGGTCAAGCACGTCGGCCCGAAGATCTTCGTGGTCGACAGCAGCAACATCAAGACGGTGAAGCTGGACGACATCCTGCCGCCACCGGGCTTCAAGCCGGTGTTCGAGGTCAAGTAA
- a CDS encoding biotin-dependent carboxyltransferase family protein: MAIEVRKPGLATSVQDAGRPGYYNLGIPLSGALDQQSLVLANLLVGNDEGAAVIESTLLGPELQFDAPALVAVTGADAKIKLNGNEMPRNESFAVQAGDTLGFDFMKLGARMCIAVGGGIDVPVVLGSRSTYGLGAFGGFNGRKLLAGDRLPVGTPSSVARPGRKVDAAWLPALAKEVALRVLPGIYFHRLQDMSVQSFFADTWTVGSEADRIGYRYKNGTPLKFLERTPPFGAGDDPSNIVDAGYPYGSIQVPGGREPIILHRDAVSGGGYAMVGTVISADMDLIAQMQPNHKARFVEVDMAEALEARAERRRRLDRLRAALAA, encoded by the coding sequence ATGGCGATTGAAGTGCGCAAGCCCGGCCTCGCGACCAGCGTGCAGGACGCGGGCCGCCCCGGCTACTACAACCTGGGCATTCCGCTGTCGGGCGCACTCGACCAGCAAAGCCTGGTGCTCGCGAACCTGCTGGTCGGCAACGACGAAGGTGCCGCCGTCATCGAGAGCACGCTGCTCGGGCCCGAACTGCAGTTCGATGCGCCCGCGCTCGTGGCCGTCACCGGCGCCGACGCGAAGATCAAGCTCAACGGCAACGAGATGCCGCGCAACGAATCCTTCGCGGTGCAAGCCGGCGACACGCTGGGCTTCGACTTCATGAAGCTCGGTGCGCGCATGTGCATCGCAGTGGGCGGCGGCATCGATGTGCCGGTGGTGCTGGGCAGCCGCTCGACCTACGGCCTCGGTGCGTTCGGCGGCTTCAACGGCCGCAAGCTGCTGGCCGGGGACAGGCTGCCCGTGGGCACGCCCTCCTCCGTCGCCCGGCCGGGCCGCAAGGTAGATGCGGCATGGCTGCCGGCGCTTGCAAAGGAGGTCGCATTGCGCGTGCTGCCCGGCATCTACTTTCACCGCCTGCAGGACATGTCGGTGCAGAGCTTCTTCGCCGACACCTGGACCGTCGGCTCCGAGGCCGACCGCATCGGCTACCGCTACAAGAACGGCACGCCGCTGAAGTTCCTCGAGCGCACGCCGCCGTTCGGCGCGGGCGACGATCCCTCGAACATCGTCGATGCGGGCTACCCCTACGGCTCCATCCAGGTGCCGGGCGGTCGTGAGCCGATCATCCTGCACCGCGATGCGGTGTCCGGTGGCGGCTACGCGATGGTCGGCACCGTGATCAGTGCCGACATGGACCTGATCGCCCAGATGCAGCCGAACCACAAGGCCCGCTTCGTCGAGGTCGACATGGCAGAGGCCCTCGAAGCCCGCGCCGAGCGACGACGACGGCTCGACCGCCTGCGGGCCGCGCTCGCGGCCTGA
- a CDS encoding allophanate hydrolase subunit 1: MTAATTLPAQARYSFGGDEHLFVEISEEMSLPAFFKGMAICNELRRRALPGVTEICPANAAYLVRFDPDVIVPDALLATLKEIEAGLGEADLQMETRIIEVPVLYNDPWTHETLMRFRERHQDPSSTDIEYAARINGHASVEAFIEAHSSAPWFVSMVGFVAGLPFLFQMVERERQIQVPKYLSPRTDTPKLTLGHGGCFSCIYSVRGAGGYQMFGVTPAPIFDPAQRLSYLKDLMVFFRPGDIVKWKPIDRAEYDRQIAEVEAGTYALRIAPVSFSLKDFLANPDGYNQQLLKVLHGD, translated from the coding sequence ATGACCGCTGCAACCACCCTTCCCGCCCAGGCCCGCTACAGCTTCGGCGGCGACGAGCACCTGTTCGTCGAGATCAGCGAAGAGATGTCGCTGCCGGCCTTCTTCAAGGGCATGGCCATCTGCAACGAACTGCGCCGCCGTGCGCTGCCGGGGGTGACCGAGATCTGCCCGGCCAACGCCGCCTACCTCGTGCGCTTCGACCCCGACGTGATCGTGCCCGACGCATTGCTCGCCACGCTGAAGGAAATCGAAGCGGGCCTTGGCGAAGCCGACCTGCAGATGGAGACCCGCATCATCGAAGTCCCGGTGCTCTACAACGACCCGTGGACGCACGAGACGCTGATGCGTTTTCGCGAGCGCCACCAGGACCCGTCGAGCACCGACATCGAATATGCCGCGCGCATCAACGGCCACGCTTCGGTCGAGGCCTTCATCGAAGCGCATTCGTCGGCGCCGTGGTTCGTGTCGATGGTCGGCTTCGTGGCCGGGCTGCCCTTTCTCTTCCAGATGGTCGAGCGCGAGCGCCAGATCCAGGTGCCCAAGTACCTGAGCCCGCGCACCGACACCCCCAAACTGACGCTGGGCCACGGCGGCTGCTTCAGCTGCATCTACTCGGTGCGCGGCGCGGGCGGCTACCAGATGTTCGGCGTCACGCCCGCACCGATCTTCGACCCGGCCCAGCGGCTGTCGTACCTGAAGGACCTGATGGTGTTCTTCCGGCCCGGCGACATCGTCAAGTGGAAGCCCATCGATCGCGCCGAATACGACCGACAGATCGCCGAGGTCGAGGCCGGAACCTACGCCCTGCGCATCGCACCGGTGTCGTTCTCGCTCAAGGATTTTCTGGCCAACCCCGATGGCTACAACCAACAGCTCCTGAAGGTGCTCCATGGCGATTGA
- a CDS encoding acetyl-CoA carboxylase biotin carboxylase subunit, with protein sequence MNAAFDKLLVANRGEIAVRIIRAAKELGLKTVAVYSDADAQSLAVRMADEAVRIGPAHATKSYLSVDAILQAAAESGAGAVHPGYGFLSENADFAERVEAAGLVFVGPTPHAIRTMGDKAAARAAAMKAGVPTVPGSAGVVTDPDTAVEVAKDIGYPIMIKASAGGGGRGIRVAHDEAELRQQFATATAEALAAFGNGEVYLERFIRQARHIEVQILGDGQRVVHCFERECSLQRRRQKVWEEAPSAAISGATRAALCESALRLANAVAYRGAGTLEYLYDDDTREFFFIEMNTRIQVEHPITEMITGVDLVKEMLRIALGQPLRLKQEDIRLTGAAIEVRINAENAAKNFMPSPGLVSQLVVPGGPGVRFDTMLFPGYTVPAYYDSLLGKLIVHDTDRAGALSRMRRALGELQVEGIHTTIPLHRALCEDADVARAAFHTGFLETWLEANPLPDAAPLAKVPA encoded by the coding sequence ATGAACGCTGCATTCGACAAACTGCTCGTTGCCAACCGTGGCGAGATCGCGGTGCGCATCATCCGCGCCGCCAAGGAACTGGGGCTGAAGACCGTTGCCGTCTACAGCGATGCCGACGCCCAGAGCCTCGCCGTCCGCATGGCCGATGAGGCCGTGCGCATCGGCCCTGCCCATGCGACGAAGAGCTACCTGAGCGTCGACGCGATCCTGCAGGCGGCTGCCGAGAGCGGGGCCGGCGCGGTGCATCCCGGCTACGGATTCCTCTCGGAGAACGCAGACTTCGCCGAGCGCGTCGAGGCGGCCGGCCTGGTGTTCGTCGGCCCGACGCCGCACGCGATCCGCACCATGGGCGACAAGGCCGCCGCGCGCGCCGCCGCGATGAAGGCCGGCGTGCCCACCGTGCCCGGCAGCGCGGGCGTCGTGACCGATCCGGACACCGCTGTGGAGGTTGCGAAGGACATCGGCTACCCGATCATGATCAAGGCCTCGGCCGGCGGCGGCGGACGCGGCATTCGCGTGGCGCACGACGAGGCCGAGCTGCGCCAGCAGTTCGCCACCGCCACGGCCGAGGCACTGGCGGCCTTCGGAAACGGCGAGGTGTACCTCGAACGCTTCATCCGCCAGGCCCGCCACATCGAGGTGCAGATCCTGGGCGACGGGCAGCGCGTGGTGCATTGCTTCGAGCGCGAATGTTCGCTGCAGCGCCGTCGCCAGAAGGTGTGGGAAGAAGCGCCTTCGGCCGCCATCAGCGGGGCCACGCGCGCCGCGCTCTGCGAGTCGGCGCTGCGCCTGGCCAACGCGGTGGCATACCGCGGTGCCGGCACGCTCGAGTACCTGTACGACGACGACACGCGCGAGTTCTTCTTCATCGAGATGAACACCCGCATCCAGGTCGAGCACCCGATCACCGAGATGATCACGGGTGTCGACCTGGTGAAGGAAATGCTGCGCATCGCGCTCGGCCAGCCGCTGCGCCTGAAGCAGGAAGACATCCGCCTGACCGGCGCCGCCATCGAGGTGCGCATCAACGCCGAGAACGCGGCGAAGAATTTCATGCCGAGCCCGGGGCTGGTCTCGCAGCTCGTGGTGCCCGGCGGCCCGGGCGTGCGCTTCGACACCATGCTGTTCCCCGGCTACACCGTGCCCGCGTACTACGACTCGCTGCTCGGCAAGCTGATCGTGCACGACACCGATCGCGCGGGCGCGTTGAGCCGCATGCGCCGCGCGCTCGGCGAGCTGCAGGTGGAAGGCATCCACACCACGATCCCGCTGCATCGCGCACTGTGCGAAGACGCCGACGTGGCCAGGGCCGCGTTCCACACGGGTTTCCTCGAAACCTGGCTCGAGGCCAATCCACTGCCCGACGCCGCCCCACTTGCGAAGGTGCCCGCATGA
- a CDS encoding acetyl-CoA carboxylase, translating to MSATHEVLSPLPGTFYRRSAPDAPPFKAEGEVVAVGDVLGLVEVMKQFSEVTADAAGRIVRFAVENAEPVDPGQVLAIIEAV from the coding sequence ATGTCCGCTACCCATGAAGTCCTGAGCCCGCTGCCGGGCACCTTCTACCGCCGCTCGGCGCCCGACGCGCCGCCTTTCAAGGCCGAAGGCGAGGTGGTGGCCGTGGGCGACGTGCTGGGCCTGGTCGAGGTGATGAAGCAGTTCAGCGAGGTCACGGCCGATGCGGCCGGGCGCATCGTGCGCTTTGCGGTCGAGAACGCCGAGCCGGTCGATCCGGGCCAGGTGCTGGCCATCATCGAAGCGGTGTGA
- a CDS encoding 5-oxoprolinase subunit PxpA — MKKTRIDLNSDMGEGFGPWTIGDGVDEELMPLISSANIATGFHAGDPNIMRRMVLLAREHGVGIGAHPGFRDLVGFGRRHINAPAEELVNDMVYQLGALREFARLAGMTLQHIKPHGALYMHAARDEALSRTLVTALQQIEPTLRLFCMESSVTFQVARELGQPVVREFYADRDYDLSGSIVFTRRVGALEPDAVAAKVLRACTEGVVRTVEGKDIAIGFDSVCIHSDTPGALALVQATRRALAEHDIRITGLAGLATPA, encoded by the coding sequence GTGAAGAAAACGCGGATCGATCTGAACTCCGACATGGGCGAAGGCTTCGGCCCGTGGACCATCGGCGATGGCGTGGACGAAGAACTCATGCCGCTGATCAGCTCGGCCAACATCGCGACCGGCTTCCATGCGGGCGATCCGAACATCATGCGCAGGATGGTGCTGCTGGCCCGGGAACACGGCGTGGGCATCGGCGCGCACCCCGGCTTTCGCGACCTCGTGGGGTTCGGGCGCCGGCACATCAACGCACCGGCCGAAGAACTGGTGAACGACATGGTCTACCAGTTGGGCGCACTGCGCGAGTTCGCGCGGCTGGCGGGCATGACGCTGCAGCACATCAAGCCGCATGGCGCGCTCTACATGCATGCGGCGCGCGACGAGGCGCTGTCGCGCACACTGGTCACCGCACTGCAGCAGATCGAACCCACGCTGCGCCTGTTCTGCATGGAATCGTCCGTCACCTTCCAGGTGGCGCGCGAACTCGGCCAGCCGGTGGTGCGCGAGTTCTACGCCGACCGCGACTACGACCTGAGCGGCTCCATCGTCTTCACCCGCCGCGTCGGCGCACTCGAACCCGATGCGGTGGCGGCCAAGGTGCTGCGCGCCTGCACCGAGGGCGTGGTGCGCACGGTCGAGGGCAAGGACATTGCCATCGGCTTCGACTCGGTCTGCATCCACAGCGACACACCGGGCGCGCTCGCGCTGGTGCAGGCCACGCGGCGCGCCCTCGCCGAGCACGACATCCGAATCACCGGTCTTGCCGGACTTGCCACGCCGGCCTGA
- a CDS encoding LysR family transcriptional regulator, with protein sequence MSLTLRQLKYFSAVAEVGRISHAALQLNISQSAVTTAIRELEEMMGQQLFERHPHGVELTKAGRRFLSHAYAVLSAADEAIRMPHEGENVEGSLTIAASYTVLGYFLPHHLQRFEQLHPQVTVKVHEVAREAIEEGLITQRYDIGVVLTSNVVLRELSLETFFGSQRRLWVPAKHPLLDKAEVTLADVAAEPYIMLTVDEAAATALKYWSKTPHQPKVRLRTSSVEAVRSTVANGLGVTVLSDMVYRPWSLEGKRIETINLRDAVPTMNIGLGWKQGIEFSPAMTAFREYFRQLFLEPASGRQQGRSRA encoded by the coding sequence ATGTCCCTGACCCTTCGCCAGCTCAAGTACTTCTCGGCCGTGGCCGAGGTGGGGCGCATCTCGCATGCGGCGTTGCAGCTCAATATCTCGCAGTCGGCCGTGACCACCGCGATCCGCGAGCTGGAGGAGATGATGGGGCAGCAGCTGTTCGAGCGGCATCCCCACGGCGTGGAACTGACCAAGGCGGGACGGCGTTTCCTGAGCCATGCCTACGCGGTGCTCTCGGCCGCGGACGAGGCGATCCGCATGCCGCACGAGGGCGAGAACGTCGAGGGTTCGCTGACCATCGCTGCGAGCTACACGGTGCTGGGCTACTTCCTGCCGCACCATCTGCAGCGCTTCGAGCAGCTGCATCCGCAGGTCACGGTGAAGGTGCACGAGGTGGCGCGCGAAGCCATCGAGGAAGGCCTGATCACGCAGCGCTACGACATCGGCGTGGTGCTCACGTCGAACGTCGTGCTGCGCGAACTCTCGCTGGAGACCTTCTTCGGTTCGCAGCGCCGGTTGTGGGTGCCGGCCAAGCACCCGCTGCTCGACAAGGCCGAGGTGACGCTGGCCGACGTGGCGGCCGAGCCCTACATCATGCTCACGGTGGACGAGGCCGCGGCCACCGCGCTCAAGTACTGGAGCAAGACGCCGCACCAACCCAAGGTGCGGCTGCGCACGAGTTCGGTGGAAGCGGTGCGCAGCACGGTGGCCAACGGGCTGGGCGTGACGGTGCTGTCGGACATGGTCTACCGGCCCTGGTCGCTGGAGGGCAAGCGCATCGAGACCATCAACCTGCGCGATGCCGTGCCCACGATGAACATCGGGCTCGGTTGGAAACAGGGCATCGAGTTCTCGCCGGCCATGACGGCGTTTCGCGAGTACTTCCGCCAGCTCTTCCTGGAGCCGGCCTCGGGGCGCCAGCAGGGGCGGAGCCGGGCCTGA